AAGCAGCCATTCTTGGAACAATTTCACCTTGTAAAACCTCGTAAGCCTTATAATTAACCGTTTCTTTATTAGGTTTTTTTCTATCTATTATTTCAACATTGTCTAAATCTGGAATTTCAATTTTCTCTCTAAGGTGCCCTATAACCTCATCCATTAACAATATAACAGGGGTTCTATATTTTTCTGAAAAATTAAAGGCTTTTATTGTAAGATCAAAGGTCTCTCTCACTGAGGATGGTGTTAAAGCAATAACTGGATGATCACCATGAGTCCCCCATTTTGCTTGCATAACATCGCCTTGAGCAGGAGCTGTTGGTAAACCAGTACTAGGCCCTCCTCTCTGAACATTTACAACTACACATGGCACCTCAGTAATAGCTGCATAACCAAGGTTTTCCTGCTTTAGTGAAAATCCAGGGCCACTTGTTGCAGTCATTGATTTTAATCCAGCTAGTGAAGCACCAATAATTGCTCCCATACTTGCAATTTCATCTTCCATCTGAATAAATCTACCACCTATTTTAGGTAGCTTTTCAGCGGATAATTCTGCAATTTCTGTTGATGGTGTAATTGGATAGCCGGCAAAGAATCTCATTCCAGCAGCTATAGCTCCTTCTACACAAGCTTCATTTCCTTGCATTAACCTAATCCTTTTACTTTCCATCTTCCTTACCTCCTAAGTAAATAGCATAGTCAGGACATCTCAATTCACATTGTCCACATTTTATACATGCTTCTAAATTCTTTATGTTTATTTTTCCTTGCTTAAGCTCTAGTACATTTTTAGGACAAAATTCAACACATATTCCGCATCCCTTACACCATTCTACCTTTAGTTTAAGCTCCTTATCATCTATACTTGTCAATTTAAAGCCCCCTTTAAATATTGTTAAGCTATCATACAAATACATCATATCAAAGCATATTCTCTTTTGCAATTTTTATTTCATTTTTTTAACTTGTTTATATTTTCTGCAAGTTAACATTCATATTTTCCCATTAAAACTTGTTTTTTTTGTTAATAATAGAGTTTTTATTTAATTATCTAATATATATTTTTTTCAAGTAAATAATAAATAATATTCTAAAACATCGAAAAATAATATTATTTTTATAGGGAGAGGTTCAAATGATACAAATAGATGATGCAGGAAGTGGAAGTTTAATAGGTGGTACATGTATTGGTGCTATGAGAAAGGAAACAAAGGAATATTATTATGATTTTATCCCTATTGAACTTTATAGAACTCCTAGCTTTCATAGAAAAGATTATTTAGATTATGTTGTTAAGATTACTAATGTAATATTTGAAAAACTTAAGGTTGAAAAAAACGAAAAAATTGAACTGTGTAGAGGATATATGTTTGATAATCTAAGAAAATGGTTGTCATCAAAAAATTATATATATACTAATTGTAAAATCGAAGAGCCTTTACAGTATATTATTGAGAAAACCTTTGAAGATTATTGTTTGACCCTAGGTTTATATGAAGAATATATTAGATTTAATAAATACCCATTTCATTTCCACACTATACTTAGATGGGTTTATGCTGATTATGACAATAGAAAATATCTGTGTAAAACTGGATGGAAAAGTTGGAATAAATACGGTAACTTAAATACTATTGAGGGAGAGGGCATTATTGTAAAAGATAATATCATATGTTTAAAATGTGGAGAGCCCATTCCAAAGGGAGCAAAGGCTAAAACCATAACTTATATTAGCAATAGGAAAACTACTCTTTTTTTACATAGGAACTGCTAAATGAAAAAACAGTAAACTAGATAAAAAATAATAGAATTAAAGGTTTATCCAACGAATAATTCTATTATTTATATTCTAGTTTGTCACTCTTATTATTACATATTATACTGGTTATACTGGGTAAGTTTTTTCCTCTGCATTAAGCAAAGAACTGTCTATTTTATACTTTTCAGCCTGCCTATGTTGAAAATATTTGAGTGCAATTTGTGGAAAAGATGCATATGTTAATACGTCTTCATCCTGCTCTATATATTCTTTTATTTCATTTTTAAGTTTCTCAAGCTGAGGCTCTAGTAAGTCAGCAGGTCTACCATTAAACACTTTTTCGTTACCAATTATCTTTTGCTTAATTTCATCTGATATAGGTACAGCAGGAGAGCCATAAAGACCTAGTACATAGTTCTTCACTTCTGAAGGAACCATCTTATACCTTTCTCCAAGTATTACATTAAAAACTGCTTGAGTACCAACCATTTGACTCATAGGAGTAACTAGAGGAGGATATCCTAAGTCTTCTCTAACCCTTGGTACCTCTTCAAGAACTTTTTCATATTTATCCAATGAGCCTTGTTGCTCAAGCTGAGAAACTAAGTTTGAAAGCATTCCTCCTGGAACTTGGTAGGTTAAGGTTCTGCTATCTACTTCCAAAACCTTCGGATTCAGTATTCCTTCCTTAATATATTTTTCTCTGATTGGTTTAAAATAGTCTGCTATATCAGCAACTAAACTTAAATCCAAGCCTGTATCGTATTGA
This sequence is a window from Proteiniborus ethanoligenes. Protein-coding genes within it:
- a CDS encoding 2-oxoacid:acceptor oxidoreductase subunit alpha, with the protein product MESKRIRLMQGNEACVEGAIAAGMRFFAGYPITPSTEIAELSAEKLPKIGGRFIQMEDEIASMGAIIGASLAGLKSMTATSGPGFSLKQENLGYAAITEVPCVVVNVQRGGPSTGLPTAPAQGDVMQAKWGTHGDHPVIALTPSSVRETFDLTIKAFNFSEKYRTPVILLMDEVIGHLREKIEIPDLDNVEIIDRKKPNKETVNYKAYEVLQGEIVPRMAAFGDGHRFHVTGLVHDETGFPSGKSDVAEKLITRLVDKVEENKDDISLYEEFHLEDAETVVIAYGGTARSAKRAVELARNQGLKVGLFKPITIWPFLDNQIIELSKNVKNIIVAEMNLGQYVIEVERVASKYANIHRYNRVHGELISPDEILTKIKEVY
- a CDS encoding 4Fe-4S binding protein, whose amino-acid sequence is MTSIDDKELKLKVEWCKGCGICVEFCPKNVLELKQGKINIKNLEACIKCGQCELRCPDYAIYLGGKEDGK